The nucleotide sequence GGTGGCAATTAAGGAACCATCAAAAAAAAGCAACCGATCTCGGGCCTGGGCGTGATTTTTCATGTCTTTAATTAATTGCTCAGTTTCCATCTGAAAGCGGCGCAAATTGACTAAGCGATCCGGGGGCCGATGGTGCGGGTCGGATTGTAATTTTAGAGGTGTGAGAATTTCCAGTTTCGTGTTTTTCTCATACTCCAGGCCGGCTAGATGAGGATTGGCAAACCAGGCCACTTGGACTAGGCCAACGGGGATGGAAATGTCTTCAGAGGGTAATAGCTGAGAGCCATCCACCGCTACGGTCGTCATCCCTTGCAAACAGGTTTTGGCCCAGGCCCGGCTTTGATCTCGATGCTGCCATTGATAGGGAAAATCTACAGCCCAGGCCGGAGTGACTTTTTCTAATGGCCGGGCCCCAATCCATTGCTCTGGTGGGAGGCGGAGGATCAATTCGGCATGGCTGAGGTGAGAAATCTCCTGAAATGCCCGTTCATAGGCCTGGTAGGTTTCGGTGAATCCGTGATCAAAATGATGAAAATCGGCCCGGTTTTGACTCAGGGCATGACGCAGTTGGAGCAAGTTTAAGGGCATAGGATTTTAGATCAGGGCAGGGATAAGCAGTAACTCATAACAGTTTGGATAGTTTGGGTTGGCTGGCTAAGAGGTGAGCGTAGGGGGTGTCGTGGAGATGGGCGGTGTTGGCGGAACCAAAAAGGACGAGTTTATCTTCAATGACGGATTTCATAGCGGAAATGGCTGCTCCAGCTACTTCTAACAGATCTTTGCCTGTATCGTCACAAATTTCTTGCTGGAGAGAACTCATATAGGCCTGGCGAACTTCTGTATTCACATTGAACTTGCAAACCCCCAGTTGGATCGAACGCTCAATCATCTCAGCCGGTAAGCCCGATGCCCCATGTAATACCAAGGGAATACTCAGACGTTGGCGGATCTTGAGGAGACGCTCAAAATCTAAACGGGGCGGGCTTTTATATTCTCCATGCACATTCCCAATCGTCACCGCCAGCGCATCAACCCCTGTGGCCTGGACAAACTCTACGGCTTGGTCGGGATCCGTCATTTTGGCTTCTTTTTCGGCAATCGTTAAGCCATCCTCTGTACCGCTAATTCGGCCAATTTCTGCTTCAACGACAGCCCCGTATTGATGGGCTAACTGGGTCATCTCCCTGGTAAATTTGAGATTTTCAGCGTAGGAGAGGTGTGAGCCGTCCGCCATGATTGAGGTTAAACCCGCCTTGAGGGCTGCTTGGATGTCTTTGGCCTGGGTACTGTGGTCGAGATGGACAGAAATTGGGACAGTAGCACTGCGGGCAGCTTCTAAACAGAGGGCAATTAAACTGGAACTACCATAGCGTAAAGCACTGGGATGGATTTGCAGCATGGCTGGACTAGCGGTATCCTGGGCGGCATTAACAACTGCTTTGACCCCTTCCAAGTTGTAAACATTAAAGGCGCCAATGGCATAGCTATTAATCCGGGCAGTTTCGAGTAACTCCTGAGTCGAAGCAAGCATAGGACTAGTGCCAGGTGAGAATATCCAATTTTAACGTCTGGGTTGCCGGAAATAAGCTGGCTTCTCAATCAGGGTTGGAGCTGTACAGGCCTGGATGAGTCCGTTGATACCCCCGGTAATCACTTGCATCGGCACTCCTAAGGCCTGTTCCAACTCCTCTAAAGGCATATCGTCTAAAAACACTGGCTGGTCAGCTTTAAGCATCACACTGGGAATTAAAACCGCATCGCCTAAATCTAGAGATTCTAAACCTTTTTCTAAGTCCTGTCCGGTTAATAAGCCGGTTACGGTCATGGCCTGGCCCCAATAGTCACTTTTCAGGGCAACCATATTTAAGGTTAAACCGGCAATTTGATTCAAACGATGATAGATGGGCATAAACGCTTTTTCCACCGTATTCCCGACCACCCAAGTCAAGTGGCGGGGTGTTTCTAATTGTGTGGGTAAGGTTGAGGCTAACTCGGCAAATTCATCCAGAAATAAGCGGATTGAACCCACTCCATTACTCAATTGCGGATAGTCTTCATAGTGACTCGCGGGGGGTAAATCTTGGCCAGCAATTAAAAACCACTCATCCGCTAACCAGGCCAGGGGGCTGCCGACTTTTTTCTGAAACTGGGCCTGTAATGCTTGCACTTGACTAATCACTTCTTGGGCTTTGGCTGGGGTCACGGGAATCAGTTCATCCTCCTCCGGGCGAAATCGAGTTAAGCCGAGGGGAACCACCGCAATTGAAGCCACAGCCGGCCAAGGGAGTTGATGGAACTGAGCTAAATCCTGCAAGGTTTGCGTTAAATGGTCGCCATCATTTAGGCCTGGGCAAACCACCACTTGGGCATGAATTTGTAACCCCTGCTCCTGAAACCAGGCCAGATGCTCGAGGATTTTTCCAGCCCGTGGGTTTTTGAGAAGGCGAATTCTGACTTCTGGCTCGGTGGCATGAACGGAAACATATAACGGTGAAAGGCGTAACCGGGCAATTCTCTCCCACTCGGCCTGGATTAAGTTGGTCAGGGTTAAATAACTGCCATATAAAAAACTGAGGCGATAGTCATCATCTTTAGCGTAGAGACTGGCCCGTTTGCCGGGGGGTTGTTGATCAATAAAACAAAAAGGACAGCGATTATTGCACTGGATCAGGCCATCAAATAAAGCCGTGGTGAACTCCAGGCCCAGGTCAGCGTCATAGTCTTTTTCAATTTCGACATGGTGGGTTTTTCCTCGCTGATCCAAAACTTCTAGCTCCAGAACTTCATCGGCACATAAAAACCGATAATCAATCAAATCTCGCGGCCGTTCGCCATTTATGGCCACTAAGGCATCCCCAGGCTCAAAGCCAACCTCAGCGGCAATGGAATCCGGGAGAACAGCACTGATTAGGGCAGGTTGAATGGTGGCGTGACTCATGGGTGGTTGGACTGCTTTGCTGGTTCCTAGGGGCGATATTTTGGGCTGTTTTCAGGGGGCAAGAACCTGGGTGGGGCTGAGACGGCATCGCGATAATAGAGATGTTTACCTTGGATCTTAATGCTGAAGATCAATCATTAGGACTCAATATAGTTTGAAATAGTCTAAATCTCTTAGGTTTGTGCAGTATGGCTTAGTTCTTCAGCGCATAATAGGAAAAGATACTATCGTCAGCATTGATCAAATTCACGTTTTTGTTTAGTAGTAGCTGTTTGCTCCCATGACTAGAATAACCCTGGGTGCATTTCTAAAGCTTGTCCCGACCTATACAGAATCCATGGGGGTGAGGGATTGGTTAGGGCATTGGTCAGCCGAGCAGACAAGGGAGGGGGCGGTGGTGCTACTGGATCACCTAGGCTGTCCCCAGGCCGTGCTGAATGGTTGGGCGATTGCCGCGCAGGTGCAAGCAGATCCGCAACTGAAGTCCGAAACCCTAGGGTGTGAACCGTTCCGGGCCTGGGCGTTGCCGATGATCACCGTCCGGGCGGATTTATTAGTTCAAGAATGGTTCGGGACTCAAGCTCCAATTCCGTCAGACTTTGTGGCCCTGGTGGGCTTGAATGGCCAGTACTTAGGCCTATTGGATTTGGGGGCCTTAATTCACTATTGTCTTTCCCCAGACTGGACTCCTCAGACCAGTGAAGCTCCAGAAATTCCCCCAGAGTTGTTGCGGGCCTGGGAAGCGTTGGCTTGGCCGGTCTTAATTCAGACGGGGGAAGGGGAAGCCATTTGGCAAAACTCGGCCTGGCAAACCCAATTGGGCCAAGGGGGAATAGCCCTGAGTTTAGATGCGGAGGCTACCCGGCCTGGGGCTAATTTCAAGACTAGTCGCGGGAGCCGCTGGCAGTTCTATCCCTTGCCCCTCAGTAGTCATCATGGGATATTAGCCTCGACTCAAATCTTAAAAACTCAGCCGGAATTATTGCCCGCTTTATGTCTAACGGGCCTGGGGCAGTCGTTGGTGAATAGCCTCGAGATCGCCGCCGCCTCTGTCACCCTTTGGCTCGTCTTAGGCCTGGAAATTCCCCACTTAGAACCCTGGACGGAGGAGCTAAACGCAAACCTGACCGCCCTGCGGCAACGTTATCAATATCAACAAAAGTTTTTAGCCGCCCTCAATCACGAATTAAAAAACCCAGTCACTAGCCTCCTCAGCCTGACCCAACTGCTGCTGCAATCTGACCCCGAGCATTGGGAGTTGCGCCAACAGGATTGCCTGGCTTTGATGGAGCGGGCCAGTCGTCAACTGAGTTTTTTGCTGAATCAGTGGTTAGAGTTAACGGAGGCGGCCCAAGGGAATGTGGACTTAACCTGGGAACCCCTGGCTTTACGGCTCCTTGTTCACCAGGCCCAGGAATGGCTCATTCAACAGTTACCCAGTTTTGGCGGTGGCTTAACAGCTGTGGAACTTGGCCAACGTTTTGAGCACTTTCACATAGAAATACCCCCTGGCTTGACCCATATTTCTGGGGATCGGTTACGACTGCGGCAGAGTTGTGGCTATCTCTTGATGGTGTTGGCTGGTCTGGGGCAAGGGAATTTAGACAGTCCACAGGGTGAGGATTGGGGCTGCCGGGTCAAACAATGGCCGGGCTGGCAAGAGTTGCAGTTTTGGCAAACCGGGCGGGGGATTCCAATTGCGGAACAATGTCACTTACTCGATGCAATGCCTGAGGCGGGGGCATGGGTGGCGGAGGTTGGCTTGGGGGTCATTTTGGCCCGGCAATTCATTCGCCTTCACGGGGGGGAACTCTCTTTTTGGGCCACGGCTGGGGCTGCTGGGGCTGGCCTGGAGTTTCGCCTTTTGTTTCCGGTCAATTTGGAGCATCAGGGGCAGTTGATTTTGCTGTATGGCCATGACCCGGCCTGGCTGCGACAACTCTCAGATTATTGGGCGGGCCTGGGTTATGCAACGGCCATTGCTCGGCAAGATTTAGAACTTCTGGATAAAAGTCGCCAACTCCGACCCCAGGCCATTGTTTTGGAACCCCAACTCTATCAGTCCGGTGGGCAACATCTTTTCTTGGCCAGCCTGCGGAATCTTTTAACAGCTATGCCGGAAACTGCCAAAATCCCCTTAATTTCTTGGAGTCAAGGGAGCGTTCCAGAACCCCATCCCGG is from Synechococcus sp. PCC 6312 and encodes:
- a CDS encoding sensor histidine kinase KdpD, translated to MTRITLGAFLKLVPTYTESMGVRDWLGHWSAEQTREGAVVLLDHLGCPQAVLNGWAIAAQVQADPQLKSETLGCEPFRAWALPMITVRADLLVQEWFGTQAPIPSDFVALVGLNGQYLGLLDLGALIHYCLSPDWTPQTSEAPEIPPELLRAWEALAWPVLIQTGEGEAIWQNSAWQTQLGQGGIALSLDAEATRPGANFKTSRGSRWQFYPLPLSSHHGILASTQILKTQPELLPALCLTGLGQSLVNSLEIAAASVTLWLVLGLEIPHLEPWTEELNANLTALRQRYQYQQKFLAALNHELKNPVTSLLSLTQLLLQSDPEHWELRQQDCLALMERASRQLSFLLNQWLELTEAAQGNVDLTWEPLALRLLVHQAQEWLIQQLPSFGGGLTAVELGQRFEHFHIEIPPGLTHISGDRLRLRQSCGYLLMVLAGLGQGNLDSPQGEDWGCRVKQWPGWQELQFWQTGRGIPIAEQCHLLDAMPEAGAWVAEVGLGVILARQFIRLHGGELSFWATAGAAGAGLEFRLLFPVNLEHQGQLILLYGHDPAWLRQLSDYWAGLGYATAIARQDLELLDKSRQLRPQAIVLEPQLYQSGGQHLFLASLRNLLTAMPETAKIPLISWSQGSVPEPHPGVYLLTEPEDLSGLAALINQLATVKFPSSSPPLPPVKSSPVMTSALTTVLTVLRLGATHAFTPQLHRFLEAADLEQGQLLAEIWQPDILLWDLPLPTGLNELTTLPDYPLLSRLPLVTLEEQITRQAYQLPGVAVYPCLDVALLGQVIERAWRHSTI
- a CDS encoding TIGR03279 family radical SAM protein, with translation MSHATIQPALISAVLPDSIAAEVGFEPGDALVAINGERPRDLIDYRFLCADEVLELEVLDQRGKTHHVEIEKDYDADLGLEFTTALFDGLIQCNNRCPFCFIDQQPPGKRASLYAKDDDYRLSFLYGSYLTLTNLIQAEWERIARLRLSPLYVSVHATEPEVRIRLLKNPRAGKILEHLAWFQEQGLQIHAQVVVCPGLNDGDHLTQTLQDLAQFHQLPWPAVASIAVVPLGLTRFRPEEDELIPVTPAKAQEVISQVQALQAQFQKKVGSPLAWLADEWFLIAGQDLPPASHYEDYPQLSNGVGSIRLFLDEFAELASTLPTQLETPRHLTWVVGNTVEKAFMPIYHRLNQIAGLTLNMVALKSDYWGQAMTVTGLLTGQDLEKGLESLDLGDAVLIPSVMLKADQPVFLDDMPLEELEQALGVPMQVITGGINGLIQACTAPTLIEKPAYFRQPRR
- a CDS encoding DNA double-strand break repair nuclease NurA, translated to MPLNLLQLRHALSQNRADFHHFDHGFTETYQAYERAFQEISHLSHAELILRLPPEQWIGARPLEKVTPAWAVDFPYQWQHRDQSRAWAKTCLQGMTTVAVDGSQLLPSEDISIPVGLVQVAWFANPHLAGLEYEKNTKLEILTPLKLQSDPHHRPPDRLVNLRRFQMETEQLIKDMKNHAQARDRLLFFDGSLIATFAETFDPTSRQDYVQALINLITASETYQVPLIAYIDHSRARDLCSLLTYLADLPATDTVFDSHLLSGLAWGQRTPVFQAQRVGSDGRPGILSDYGDVAEKVAFCYLKAHSGQPVRLEFPSWLVESGQIETIMDWVRAEIIAGQGYPYAIETADQAAVIQATDRQAFLKIFQAWATEQNLNLRFARKYVSKAQRR
- a CDS encoding class II fructose-bisphosphate aldolase, coding for MLASTQELLETARINSYAIGAFNVYNLEGVKAVVNAAQDTASPAMLQIHPSALRYGSSSLIALCLEAARSATVPISVHLDHSTQAKDIQAALKAGLTSIMADGSHLSYAENLKFTREMTQLAHQYGAVVEAEIGRISGTEDGLTIAEKEAKMTDPDQAVEFVQATGVDALAVTIGNVHGEYKSPPRLDFERLLKIRQRLSIPLVLHGASGLPAEMIERSIQLGVCKFNVNTEVRQAYMSSLQQEICDDTGKDLLEVAGAAISAMKSVIEDKLVLFGSANTAHLHDTPYAHLLASQPKLSKLL